One stretch of Sphingobacteriales bacterium DNA includes these proteins:
- a CDS encoding acyl-CoA dehydrogenase — MLDFSLTQRQIEIREKYRDFAQRWIIPNALKYDELAVFPWEIVKAAYEEGLMNGPIPEKFGGKGYSILDGALASEELGAGCIGIGICIDANTLALTPLLLAANEDQQKRFFGRINEEKAVAAYCLTEPNAGSDVQSIKSTAIRKGDKYILNGHKRFITNCEVASFHTVFAITDPEKGSRSLSAFVVPAESPGIEIKPRLQKMGQKASVQNEILFHDVEVPVENRIGEEGHGFLIAMKTFDRTRTGVAALSVGCARAAFERARDWTQNRIQFGKPIAANQAIAFMLADMATAIETARLITWYAAWCYDSGLKEVGKLSAMSKMYASDTAMKVTTDAVQCMGGDGYSRDFMVEKMMRDAKLCQIYEGTNQVQRIVISKAILK, encoded by the coding sequence ATGTTGGATTTTTCACTTACCCAAAGGCAAATTGAAATCAGAGAAAAGTACAGGGATTTTGCACAAAGATGGATTATTCCCAATGCCTTAAAATATGATGAACTCGCTGTTTTCCCATGGGAAATAGTTAAAGCAGCCTATGAGGAAGGGCTGATGAATGGCCCTATTCCGGAAAAATTCGGAGGAAAGGGATACAGTATACTTGACGGAGCACTTGCTTCGGAGGAACTTGGTGCAGGATGTATCGGTATAGGAATTTGTATTGATGCCAATACCCTTGCATTGACTCCATTATTGCTTGCTGCCAATGAGGATCAGCAAAAGAGGTTTTTCGGAAGAATAAATGAAGAAAAAGCCGTAGCTGCTTATTGCCTGACAGAGCCAAATGCTGGTTCAGATGTACAGAGCATAAAATCAACAGCCATCAGAAAAGGAGATAAATACATTTTAAATGGACATAAAAGATTTATTACCAATTGTGAAGTAGCAAGTTTTCATACCGTATTTGCCATAACCGATCCTGAAAAAGGGTCCAGAAGCCTTTCGGCTTTTGTAGTACCTGCAGAGTCACCGGGAATAGAAATTAAACCGAGATTACAGAAAATGGGACAAAAAGCATCCGTTCAGAACGAAATTTTGTTTCATGATGTAGAAGTACCTGTTGAGAACAGAATAGGAGAGGAAGGACATGGATTTTTAATCGCCATGAAGACATTTGATCGTACAAGAACAGGGGTTGCCGCTCTGAGTGTTGGCTGTGCAAGAGCTGCTTTTGAGAGAGCAAGAGACTGGACACAAAACAGGATTCAGTTTGGAAAACCCATTGCAGCCAATCAGGCCATTGCTTTTATGTTGGCTGATATGGCTACTGCCATTGAAACAGCTCGACTGATAACATGGTACGCTGCCTGGTGTTACGATAGTGGACTGAAAGAAGTGGGAAAATTATCTGCCATGTCGAAAATGTATGCTTCCGACACAGCTATGAAGGTAACCACCGATGCTGTTCAGTGCATGGGTGGAGATGGTTATTCACGCGACTTTATGGTTGAAAAGATGATGCGTGATGCCAAACTGTGCCAGATTTATGAAGGTACCAATCAGGTACAGCGTATCGTGATTTCAAAAGCTATTCTGAAATAA